A stretch of Ipomoea triloba cultivar NCNSP0323 chromosome 13, ASM357664v1 DNA encodes these proteins:
- the LOC116001907 gene encoding cytochrome b561, DM13 and DOMON domain-containing protein At5g54830-like isoform X1 — protein MASLAERLHVRWERRPVYNLDDSDDETDIRRGKSCPSQETIEGFVRHDAKVDSCQACGGDENLLNCEACMYVYHPKCLLQPLEATFPSSCRCPESVSPLNDIDKILDCETQPTIGDDSDASKLGSKQIFVKQYDVKWKGFSYHRCACVPEKEFVKAYKTLPCLKTEVNNFHRQMSCILLILGLFFCFIPLSCCDPGRSCPKTWNSSLLNYTYQFSMAQHQLRGVLNLVDGCSFRVSQFDMLEGSDVRWWGAVGEEFENLTKGFVISDQILNKTYKNESFVVSLMKNMTWDHIKVVSVWDLPTTSGFGHVVLGNSTNSTNYLAPSSVYVNGSEVQAKGQPTMLENCRILSENYRIRWTLNKDEDTIDIGLEAAIPFVNYMAFGWANPNASSKFMSGSDVTITGFREDGMPFADDFFISKYSECMIKKDRSAEGVCPDTVYEPSDQVLVNNTRLVYGHRRDGVSFIRYNRPLNSVDKKYDIRLYPKDKMTVIWALGLISPPDSLRPFYLPQNHGGTYGHLTLNISEHVNDCLGPLDADDKQDQDLVIADKKEPLIVTAGPALYYPNPPNPSRVLYINKKEAPILRVERGVPIIFSLQAGHDVAFYITSDPIGGNATLRNASETIYFGGPEAEGVQASPTEMTWAPNRNTPNLVYYQSVYTQKMGWKVEVVDGGLPDMYNSSVILDDEQVTLFWTLSENSISMAARGEKKSGYLAIGFGRGMVNSYAYVGWVDDDGKGRVSTYWIDGRDSSSIHPTNENLTNVRCKSENGIITMEFTRPFLPSCIKDDRPECKNIIEPTTPLRVVWAMGAQWSEGHLSVRNMHSITSSRPVLVLLMRGSAEAEEDLRPVLAVHGFMMFLAWGILLPGGILAARYLKHVKGDGWFQIHVYLQYSGLAIVFLGFLFAVAELRGFAFNSLHVKFGLLAIMLVIAQPLNAYLRPKKPSPGEEVSSKRVLWEYVHVVTGRCAIIVGIAALISGMKHLGDRYDDEDVHALIWALIVWFLIGALTMIYLEYRQRKRRQDREFGRSNWVLGNGEEDDVDLLSPSRAVDKDLQASERMEVQLEPLKR, from the exons AAAGTTGATTCTTGTCAAGCTTGTGGTGGAGATGAGAATCTCTTGAACTGTGAAGCTTGTATGTACGTGTATCATCCAAAGTGTTTACTTCAACCCTTGGAAGCGACTTTTCCTAGTAGCTGTAGGTGCCCTGAAAGT GTGAGCCCTCTCAATGATATTGACAAAATATTGGATTGTGAAACACAACCAACTATTGGTGATGATAGTGATGCTTCAAAACTTGGATCAAAGCAAATATTTGTGAAACAGTATGATGTTAAGTGGAAAGGATTCTCTTATCATCGCTGTGCTTG TGTGCCTGAGAAAGAGTTTGTCAAAGCTTACAAGACTCTTCCTTGTTTGAAGACTGAAGTGAACAACTTCCATCGTCAAATGTCATGTATACTGCTCATTCTTGGATTATTTTTCTGTTTCATTCCACTTTCTTGTTGTGATCCCGGACGGAGCTGCCCCAAGACTTGGAACAGCTCTCTTTTGAACTACACATATCAATTCTCCATGGCACAGCATCAATTGCGAGGTGTACTGAATTTAGTGGATGGTTGCTCCTTTAGGGTTAGCCAATTTGATATGCTGGAGGGTTCTGATGTGCGTTGGTGGGGTGCTGTTGGAGAAGAATTCGAGAATCTCACCAAGGGTTTTGTGATTTCTGATCAGATTTTGAACAAGACCTATAAAAATGAGAGTTTTGTTGTGAGTTTGATGAAGAACATGACATGGGATCATATCAAGGTTGTTTCCGTTTGGGATCTGCCTACAACCTCGGGTTTTGGGCATGTTGTACTGGGAAATTCGACAAACTCAACTAATTATTTGGCTCCGTCAAGTGTGTATGTGAATGGGTCTGAAGTTCAGGCAAAAGGGCAACCCACAATGTTGGAGAATTGCAGAATCTTGTCTGAGAATTATAGGATTAGGTGGACTTTAAATAAAGATGAAGATACAATTGATATTGGATTAGAGGCTGCAATTCCATTTGTTAATTATATGGCATTTGGGTGGGCAAATCCTAATGCTTCATCTAAGTTTATGTCTGGCAGTGATGTGACAATCACAGGTTTCAGGGAGGATGGCATGCCATTTGCTGATGattttttcatttcaaagtacAGTGAATGCATGATTAAAAAGGATAGAAGTGCTGAGGGTGTTTGTCCAGATACTGTATATGAACCATCTGATCAAGTATTAGTAAATAATACAAGGTTGGTTTATGGTCACAGAAGGGATGGTGTGTCGTTTATTAGGTATAATAGGCCCCTTAATTCTGTTGATAAGAAGTATGATATTCGATTGTATCCAAAGGATAAAATGACAGTTATATGGGCATTAGGATTGATAAGCCCTCCAGATAGTCTCCGCCCTTTCTATCTTCCACAAAACCATGGGGGTACATATGGGCACTTGACCCTTAACATTTCAGAACATGTAAATGATTGCCTCGGACCTCTTGATGCGGATGATAAACAAGATCAAGATCTTGTAATTGCTGATAAAAAGGAACCACTTATTGTTACAGCAGGTCCAGCATTATATTACCCCAATCCACCAAATCCTTCACGAGTTCTCTACATCAACAAGAAAGAGGCACCTATTCTCAGGGTTGAGAGGGGAGTTCCAATAATATTTTCACTACAAGCTGGGCATGATGTGGCATTCTATATTACTTCTGACCCAATTGGTGGAAATGCAACATTGAGGAATGCATCTGAGACAATATATTTTGGGGGTCCAGAAGCAGAAGGAGTTCAAGCCAGTCCTACAGAAATGACTTGGGCACCTAACCGTAACACACCAAACCTGGTTTACTATCAGTCTGTTTATACACAGAAAATGGGTTGGAAAGTTGAAGTAGTTGATGGTGGTTTACCAGATATGTACAACAGCAGTGTTATTTTGGATGACGAACAAGTTACCCTCTTCTGGACATTGTCAGAAAATTCAATATCTATGGCTGCTCGGGGTGAGAAAAAGAGTGGTTATCTTGCAATTGGGTTTGGTCGTGGAATGGTGAATAGCTATGCTTATGTGGGTTGGGTTGATGATGACGGAAAAGGAAGGGTAAGCACATATTGGATAGATGGAAGAGATTCCTCTAGTATTCATCCAACAAATGAGAACTTGACAAATGTTAGATGCAAGTCAGAAAATGGCATCATAACTATGGAGTTTACCCGTCCATTTCTTCCATCATGCATTAAAGATGATAGGCCAGAATGCAAAAACATTATTGAGCCTACAACCCCACTCAGAGTTGTATGGGCAATGGGTGCTCAATGGTCAGAGGGCCACTTAAGTGTGAGAAATATGCACTCTATAACAAGCAGTAGGCCTGTTCTGGTGCTGCTTATGCGTGGTTCTGCAGAGGCAGAGGAGGATTTACGTCCAGTATTAGCTGTACATGGATTCATGATGTTTCTAGCCTGGGGTATCTTGCTTCCGGGTGGGATTCTGGCTGCTAGATACTTAAAACATGTTAAGGGAGATGGTTGGTTCCAGATTCATGTTTATTTGCAGTATTCAGGATTAGCAATTGTTTTCCTTGGCTTTCTTTTTGCTGTAGCTGAACTCCGGGGCTTTGCATTCAACTCACTTCATGTTAAGTTTGGACTTCTTGCCATAATGCTTGTCATTGCACAACCACTGAATGCATATTTGAGACCTAAGAAGCCTTCTCCGGGTGAGGAGGTTTCATCAAAAAGAGTTCTTTGGGAGTATGTCCATGTTGTCACTGGCAGATGTGCCATCATTGTTGGGATTGCTGCTCTTATAAGTGGAATGAAGCATTTAGGAGACAGgtatgatgatgaagatgtcCATGCACTCATCTGGGCCTTAATTGTTTGGTTTCTAATTGGTGCTTTGACAATGATATATTTGGAGTATCGTCAAAGGAAGAGAAGGCAAGATAGAGAATTTGGAAGAAGCAATTGGGTGTTGGGTAATGGTGAGGAGGACGATGTTGATCTACTGAGTCCAAGCAGGGCTGTAGACAAAGACTTGCAAGCTTCTGAAAGAATGGAAGTTCAACTGGAACCCTTGAAAAGATAG
- the LOC116001907 gene encoding cytochrome b561, DM13 and DOMON domain-containing protein At5g54830-like isoform X2, with amino-acid sequence MLVPEKEFVKAYKTLPCLKTEVNNFHRQMSCILLILGLFFCFIPLSCCDPGRSCPKTWNSSLLNYTYQFSMAQHQLRGVLNLVDGCSFRVSQFDMLEGSDVRWWGAVGEEFENLTKGFVISDQILNKTYKNESFVVSLMKNMTWDHIKVVSVWDLPTTSGFGHVVLGNSTNSTNYLAPSSVYVNGSEVQAKGQPTMLENCRILSENYRIRWTLNKDEDTIDIGLEAAIPFVNYMAFGWANPNASSKFMSGSDVTITGFREDGMPFADDFFISKYSECMIKKDRSAEGVCPDTVYEPSDQVLVNNTRLVYGHRRDGVSFIRYNRPLNSVDKKYDIRLYPKDKMTVIWALGLISPPDSLRPFYLPQNHGGTYGHLTLNISEHVNDCLGPLDADDKQDQDLVIADKKEPLIVTAGPALYYPNPPNPSRVLYINKKEAPILRVERGVPIIFSLQAGHDVAFYITSDPIGGNATLRNASETIYFGGPEAEGVQASPTEMTWAPNRNTPNLVYYQSVYTQKMGWKVEVVDGGLPDMYNSSVILDDEQVTLFWTLSENSISMAARGEKKSGYLAIGFGRGMVNSYAYVGWVDDDGKGRVSTYWIDGRDSSSIHPTNENLTNVRCKSENGIITMEFTRPFLPSCIKDDRPECKNIIEPTTPLRVVWAMGAQWSEGHLSVRNMHSITSSRPVLVLLMRGSAEAEEDLRPVLAVHGFMMFLAWGILLPGGILAARYLKHVKGDGWFQIHVYLQYSGLAIVFLGFLFAVAELRGFAFNSLHVKFGLLAIMLVIAQPLNAYLRPKKPSPGEEVSSKRVLWEYVHVVTGRCAIIVGIAALISGMKHLGDRYDDEDVHALIWALIVWFLIGALTMIYLEYRQRKRRQDREFGRSNWVLGNGEEDDVDLLSPSRAVDKDLQASERMEVQLEPLKR; translated from the coding sequence TGTGCCTGAGAAAGAGTTTGTCAAAGCTTACAAGACTCTTCCTTGTTTGAAGACTGAAGTGAACAACTTCCATCGTCAAATGTCATGTATACTGCTCATTCTTGGATTATTTTTCTGTTTCATTCCACTTTCTTGTTGTGATCCCGGACGGAGCTGCCCCAAGACTTGGAACAGCTCTCTTTTGAACTACACATATCAATTCTCCATGGCACAGCATCAATTGCGAGGTGTACTGAATTTAGTGGATGGTTGCTCCTTTAGGGTTAGCCAATTTGATATGCTGGAGGGTTCTGATGTGCGTTGGTGGGGTGCTGTTGGAGAAGAATTCGAGAATCTCACCAAGGGTTTTGTGATTTCTGATCAGATTTTGAACAAGACCTATAAAAATGAGAGTTTTGTTGTGAGTTTGATGAAGAACATGACATGGGATCATATCAAGGTTGTTTCCGTTTGGGATCTGCCTACAACCTCGGGTTTTGGGCATGTTGTACTGGGAAATTCGACAAACTCAACTAATTATTTGGCTCCGTCAAGTGTGTATGTGAATGGGTCTGAAGTTCAGGCAAAAGGGCAACCCACAATGTTGGAGAATTGCAGAATCTTGTCTGAGAATTATAGGATTAGGTGGACTTTAAATAAAGATGAAGATACAATTGATATTGGATTAGAGGCTGCAATTCCATTTGTTAATTATATGGCATTTGGGTGGGCAAATCCTAATGCTTCATCTAAGTTTATGTCTGGCAGTGATGTGACAATCACAGGTTTCAGGGAGGATGGCATGCCATTTGCTGATGattttttcatttcaaagtacAGTGAATGCATGATTAAAAAGGATAGAAGTGCTGAGGGTGTTTGTCCAGATACTGTATATGAACCATCTGATCAAGTATTAGTAAATAATACAAGGTTGGTTTATGGTCACAGAAGGGATGGTGTGTCGTTTATTAGGTATAATAGGCCCCTTAATTCTGTTGATAAGAAGTATGATATTCGATTGTATCCAAAGGATAAAATGACAGTTATATGGGCATTAGGATTGATAAGCCCTCCAGATAGTCTCCGCCCTTTCTATCTTCCACAAAACCATGGGGGTACATATGGGCACTTGACCCTTAACATTTCAGAACATGTAAATGATTGCCTCGGACCTCTTGATGCGGATGATAAACAAGATCAAGATCTTGTAATTGCTGATAAAAAGGAACCACTTATTGTTACAGCAGGTCCAGCATTATATTACCCCAATCCACCAAATCCTTCACGAGTTCTCTACATCAACAAGAAAGAGGCACCTATTCTCAGGGTTGAGAGGGGAGTTCCAATAATATTTTCACTACAAGCTGGGCATGATGTGGCATTCTATATTACTTCTGACCCAATTGGTGGAAATGCAACATTGAGGAATGCATCTGAGACAATATATTTTGGGGGTCCAGAAGCAGAAGGAGTTCAAGCCAGTCCTACAGAAATGACTTGGGCACCTAACCGTAACACACCAAACCTGGTTTACTATCAGTCTGTTTATACACAGAAAATGGGTTGGAAAGTTGAAGTAGTTGATGGTGGTTTACCAGATATGTACAACAGCAGTGTTATTTTGGATGACGAACAAGTTACCCTCTTCTGGACATTGTCAGAAAATTCAATATCTATGGCTGCTCGGGGTGAGAAAAAGAGTGGTTATCTTGCAATTGGGTTTGGTCGTGGAATGGTGAATAGCTATGCTTATGTGGGTTGGGTTGATGATGACGGAAAAGGAAGGGTAAGCACATATTGGATAGATGGAAGAGATTCCTCTAGTATTCATCCAACAAATGAGAACTTGACAAATGTTAGATGCAAGTCAGAAAATGGCATCATAACTATGGAGTTTACCCGTCCATTTCTTCCATCATGCATTAAAGATGATAGGCCAGAATGCAAAAACATTATTGAGCCTACAACCCCACTCAGAGTTGTATGGGCAATGGGTGCTCAATGGTCAGAGGGCCACTTAAGTGTGAGAAATATGCACTCTATAACAAGCAGTAGGCCTGTTCTGGTGCTGCTTATGCGTGGTTCTGCAGAGGCAGAGGAGGATTTACGTCCAGTATTAGCTGTACATGGATTCATGATGTTTCTAGCCTGGGGTATCTTGCTTCCGGGTGGGATTCTGGCTGCTAGATACTTAAAACATGTTAAGGGAGATGGTTGGTTCCAGATTCATGTTTATTTGCAGTATTCAGGATTAGCAATTGTTTTCCTTGGCTTTCTTTTTGCTGTAGCTGAACTCCGGGGCTTTGCATTCAACTCACTTCATGTTAAGTTTGGACTTCTTGCCATAATGCTTGTCATTGCACAACCACTGAATGCATATTTGAGACCTAAGAAGCCTTCTCCGGGTGAGGAGGTTTCATCAAAAAGAGTTCTTTGGGAGTATGTCCATGTTGTCACTGGCAGATGTGCCATCATTGTTGGGATTGCTGCTCTTATAAGTGGAATGAAGCATTTAGGAGACAGgtatgatgatgaagatgtcCATGCACTCATCTGGGCCTTAATTGTTTGGTTTCTAATTGGTGCTTTGACAATGATATATTTGGAGTATCGTCAAAGGAAGAGAAGGCAAGATAGAGAATTTGGAAGAAGCAATTGGGTGTTGGGTAATGGTGAGGAGGACGATGTTGATCTACTGAGTCCAAGCAGGGCTGTAGACAAAGACTTGCAAGCTTCTGAAAGAATGGAAGTTCAACTGGAACCCTTGAAAAGATAG